A single genomic interval of Streptomyces sp. NBC_00663 harbors:
- a CDS encoding GntR family transcriptional regulator — protein MNSREAGRQPKYQRIAAELRAAVEAGEYGPGARLPGENDLMAKYEVARMTARQALGVLQAEGIVEARKGAGVFVRDFRPIRRRGIERLASAGWGEGRSIWTADSEGRELAVDCVEVAEEDVPSVIAGVLELEEGSRVCVRRRRYTLDDKPVLLATSYLPADLASDTPIAQPDTGPGGIYARLAELGRGPVRFREEIRSRMPNTDEADRLSLPSGVPVMLVARTAYDAEGVAVEVNEMVLDSSAYVLEYGFEA, from the coding sequence ATGAACAGCCGGGAGGCGGGGCGGCAGCCCAAGTACCAGCGCATCGCCGCGGAGTTGCGGGCGGCTGTCGAGGCCGGCGAGTACGGGCCGGGGGCGCGGCTCCCTGGCGAGAACGACCTCATGGCGAAGTACGAGGTGGCTCGTATGACGGCCCGGCAGGCGCTCGGCGTCCTCCAGGCCGAGGGCATCGTGGAGGCGCGCAAAGGTGCCGGGGTGTTCGTCCGGGACTTCAGGCCCATCCGGCGACGGGGCATCGAGCGCCTGGCGTCTGCCGGTTGGGGTGAGGGCCGTTCCATCTGGACGGCGGACTCCGAAGGGCGTGAGCTCGCGGTCGACTGCGTCGAGGTGGCCGAGGAAGATGTTCCGTCGGTGATCGCCGGAGTCCTGGAGCTGGAGGAAGGGTCCCGGGTCTGCGTCCGGCGCCGTCGCTACACCCTCGACGACAAGCCCGTACTGCTCGCCACCTCCTACCTCCCCGCCGACCTCGCCTCCGACACTCCGATCGCACAGCCTGACACCGGCCCCGGCGGCATCTACGCCCGGCTCGCCGAACTGGGCCGTGGTCCGGTCCGCTTCCGCGAGGAGATCCGTTCCCGTATGCCGAACACGGACGAGGCGGACCGACTGTCACTGCCGTCAGGGGTGCCGGTGATGCTCGTCGCGCGCACGGCTTACGACGCCGAGGGCGTCGCCGTCGAGGTGAACGAGATGGTGTTGGACTCTTCCGCGTACGTGCTGGAGTACGGCTTCGAGGCCTGA